The stretch of DNA GTGCCAGGGACGCCCCCAGATTCACCAAGTGCCCCCCTAAGAAGAGCAAAGTCACCAGGAAGCTGAACTTTACAGACGAAGTCACCACTTCTCCCGTCCTGGGGCTGAAGATTAAAGCGGAGGATCCGGAGTGCAAGTCCCGCAGCCCCCTGGGCAAGCGCCCCCCGCTGGGGGAGTTTATATGCCAGCTCTGCAAGGAGCAGTACCCCGACCCTTTCGCCCTGGCACAGCACAAATGCTCCAGGATCGTCCGGGTCGAATATCGGTGCCCCGAGTGCGATAAAATATTTAGCTGCCCCGCAAACCTGGCGTCTCACAGGAGGTGGCACAAGCCCAGGGCGCCGGGGGCTGACGGGGGGGCAGGAGGGAAGAAGCCGCACAGCGAACTGGAAGGGAAAGAGAACAGCAGCGCCCCCCGCAGTGTCCCGTTGAGTTTGCTGGAATCGCCAGTTCAGCACCAGCAGGCGGCGGACAGCTCCCAGCGCAGCGATCAGCACCATCTCCCAGCGGACAGCTCCCCCTTCCTGAGCCGAGCGGCGGGTACGGGCGCCCCCCTGCCCCGGGCTGGATCGGACGATGGGGAGGAGGAGGCGTTCGACTGTCCCTATTGCCACAAGCGATTCCGCCGGCAGGCCTATCTCCGCAAGCACCTCCTCAGCCACCAGCCCTACAGCCCCATGGAGAGGGGGCCGCTCACTTACCCCTGTACCCTGTGCGGAGTGCACTTCCCTTCCATGGACATCAGGGACAAGCACCGGCTGTGGCACGCCGTCAGGGAGGAGCTGCTCATCCCTCTGGAAGACTCTCTGATGGCCGAAGGAGGGCAGCAAATCTTCCCCTGCGAACGTTGTCCCACTGCCTTCTTCAGCTCCCCGGGACTCACCTTGCACATGAGCAAATGCCACTCCGCAGGGAGCGGGCAGGACCTGCCTATGGGGCCCCCGGGCTGTTAAAGGCATTGTACCCCCTGTCATTGCTGCCATGTATCTCTATCGTTCGGTGTAGGGGCGTCCAACCTGCATCCCTACAGCTGCcgtggaactacaactctcacaccCCTGGagcggatattggggagttgtaatccaacaacagctggagggccgcaggATGGACGTTCCCGGTTTAGTCAGTTCAGTGTTTGTATGTTATTTCCACAGCCAAATAGTTGCACCAGCAACCGTTCACTTTCCAGATCCAAAGCCAGTAGTGTATTGTCGGCTTATGGCCAATAAGGTAATCGCAGCCTGACTGTATCTgtggctgtcaggggatgctgggaggtatAATTCAACAACATCCAGAGGCTGCAGGCTGCTTATATAATGTTTGGAATAGCTGTGCAGCCTCTTCCCAGAAACCTAATAAGTCTATGGGTGTCAGATATTCTCCCTCCCCATATCTCCCATACTCTGTACAACTTTATAATCATGGGGGCATACTTACCACAGGGAGAAACTAGAACACCCACAGTCCATTCTAGTGAAACCTGCCTCTCTATTCATGTCTTTGGGATTTTTAAAGATGTATTTATCAGATTGTGAACTTTTCCttacacccattgataaatatgccccccaaAATCTGTTGGAAACAAATATAAAGCTGCAGAGTTtcacgggggaggggggggtgttctagtatcatttttaataaatatacaccATAGTTCCATTAatcctccccccccagcaccccagtaGTGGAACAGTCCCTCCCTGACAGTCTGGTGTAGCTATTGGCATTAGTGCTTTGGCCTCTGGGTATCTCTATGTGCAACTTGTGAGCCTATAGGTCATTATTAGCTGCCTTCCACTAAGGACTCTGTGAAACAGTGATATATACATTGTGTCTAAATTGTTTAGTGGGCAAAAGAAAATATACCAAAGGTTTCATGCATTCAGCTGTTCTTCTCATTTCCTACAATGCCTAAAGCACCACCAGGAGCCATAGGCAAGGGGCAAACAGCTGACAGATAGGAATATACAGCCGGCAAGGCTTGTGGGCTCATGTGTAATTAAATCATTCCAAAAGGACTAAGTAATGGCAGCTCCCTACTGGCAATTACATGCAAGTCTCTCCACGCCAAGGCTCCGTGTAGCTCCGTATAAACAGAATAACCTGAAAAGGGATTAgttggaattatttatttttgtaataaaaaagctTATTGCAAACTTACATTACAGTAAGACTCCCAAAGGCTGTTAAATCCTCGCTGCTCCTTGAACACCGTATAATTTTGCTCTTTATGCTGTTAAACCCAACGTGTTCTTTTAAGTCACAGTGTTAAGCACTCGGGAACAATAAAGGCGACATTAAAGACCGGTGTTAATTGTATTGTGTGTGCCTACAAATGTGCCGGGGCATTGTTACCTGGGCAATTATCAGACCATTTGACTGACTGCGGATATATAGTATGAAGGATTAGCATCTGTGTAGCTTTGGAATTATCCCTCAGTCAGAATCCCAGGCTTTAAATGGACACTCACTATAAAGTAAGTAAGAGGCTCATACAGTGTGTCTCCCCTATTCCACAAGTGAACAACTGCACTGGTGCTCAGCTCTGTTTTGGGGCGCCACATAGAATGATACTGGGCAAAGGTTGTTTATTTCCTTTATCAAATGTGCCAGTGTATTCTAGATCTGTACAAATGCTGCTACAGTATCTGATGGTGCAAGGGGGTTGAGGAGGGTTGCCCACAAACAAGGAGGAGAAAAAGGGGCCCTGTTATATGACTATGTGGCTCAAAGGCCGGACTGCTATCAACATTATTCTGCATCCCAAACTTTAGGGAAAATGATCAGACCCAATGAATGTGAaatacaatgcattttgcatCCCAGACATATTGTGAATGTGCATCAGTTGGTGTCCCGGGAAGCCCCTCTATCCCTGAGCACCATAGTTACGTTATGCTTAGTAACTTGTGCACTTGTATTTGCACACGTAGCACACACGTCTCATCCTCTTCATCAAAGCTGGGCTAACTGGTGTGTATAATTCATCATATCTGTGAGTATACTGTAGGTATACCCCATGTTTAGTTCATTTCATAAGTGAATAGTAGGAAACAATACTACAGGAATGAGTGGGTTATAAAGCAACATATTTGCAATTGGTAAAGtgcagttacattttattcctcAAAGCTTTAAAtcataggaagaaaa from Xenopus tropicalis strain Nigerian chromosome 8, UCB_Xtro_10.0, whole genome shotgun sequence encodes:
- the insm2 gene encoding insulinoma-associated protein 2, producing MPRGFLVKRSKKGCGTYRVPCGASSPQQSVPFLPAPEPPSPHIPSSPPDSVPAEKEGTKVAQSYSKVSSDTSPIRQDGTGSWSQLPYSPVQPTGLEMKTTFFKRYPSSPATGESFPVAASLVSMEKLLINHNPFLTPEGKLHGNLCARDAPRFTKCPPKKSKVTRKLNFTDEVTTSPVLGLKIKAEDPECKSRSPLGKRPPLGEFICQLCKEQYPDPFALAQHKCSRIVRVEYRCPECDKIFSCPANLASHRRWHKPRAPGADGGAGGKKPHSELEGKENSSAPRSVPLSLLESPVQHQQAADSSQRSDQHHLPADSSPFLSRAAGTGAPLPRAGSDDGEEEAFDCPYCHKRFRRQAYLRKHLLSHQPYSPMERGPLTYPCTLCGVHFPSMDIRDKHRLWHAVREELLIPLEDSLMAEGGQQIFPCERCPTAFFSSPGLTLHMSKCHSAGSGQDLPMGPPGC